One part of the Hydra vulgaris chromosome 01, alternate assembly HydraT2T_AEP genome encodes these proteins:
- the LOC136075302 gene encoding uncharacterized protein LOC136075302 — translation MSSTLDYVCQKYVLTYGLHDKSISIVHVDDVIGWTQEEFEKLKICKRVELMVNNDESLNKVLVLQCASSYEGLKETLKFVFEMKRKKQTISFIQTHFNPVRGLNRQRLPPVYPLHTASEGSNFDTDHSDSIAPYSQNTAAEAVVLMPLPPLKIKKFLGAHKAPHNQDTAAEAVVLKPLPPLKSQKFPATHKVPSVQLHLSTQPIVSNVSQTDIQSISSPHDFSDTSLLRMNDSMLGVCSRLNIEPFSAQGQFLMNAYILRELTSIQSKLNHLEQRQGRLEARVCSVSIDQNSSNTQFPVFTSLLQYSEVAKHPKDMLSWMKLEGGLTANEHISRVLNKLLALELQQNINRTGSNGKHKFLDNLENLVKTSTIHFFPGTTTKEIELKVARFFNNARDRCGGRLQRGLKKTDVVIEQDIDCASNEGSEVDSYNDPQPKKRKTFLNKY, via the exons atgtcATCTACATTAGACTATGTGtgtcaaaaatatgttttaacttATGGTTTACATGACAAATCAATTTCAATTGTTCATGTCGATGATGTCATTGGCTGGACTCAAGAGGAGTTTGAGAAActcaaaatttgtaaaagagtAGAGTTAATGGTGAACAATGATGAAAGTCTGAATAAg GTTTTAGTTCTGCAATGTGCATCAAGTTATGAGGGGCTCaaagaaactttaaagtttgtttttgaaatgaaaagaaaaaagcaaacaataaGTTTTATACAAACTCATTTCAATCCGGTCCGTGGCCTAAACAGACAAAGACTGCCTCCAGTTTAT cctCTTCACACAGCTTCTGAAGGCTCCAATTTTGATACTGATCATTCAGATTCCAtc gcACCATATAGTCAGAATACTGCTGCTGAAGCAGTTGTTTTAATGCCTCTGCCAccacttaaaattaaaaaatttctaggTGCACACAAG gcaCCACATAATCAAGATACTGCTGCTGAAGCAGTTGTTTTAAAGCCTCTGCCACCTcttaaatctcaaaaatttcCTGCTACACACAAG GTTCCAAGCGTACAACTACATTTATCTACCCAACCaatt GTTTCAAATGTTTCACAAACAGATATTCAGTCAATT tCAAGTCCTCATGATTTCTCTGATACAAGTTTATTGCGGATGAACGATAGTATGCTAGGTGTTTGTAGCCGTCTTAACATTGAACCATTTAGTGCACAAg GACAGTTTCTTATGAATGCGTACATTTTACGTGAATTAACATCAATTCAGtctaaattaaatcatttggAACAGCGGCAGGGAAGATTGGAGGCACGTGTTTGCAGTGTTTCTATTGACCAGAATTCCTCAAATACCCAATTTCCTGTTTTTACATCTCTGCTGCAATATTCTGAAGTTGCTAAGCACCCCAAGGatatg TTGTCATGGATGAAGCTTGAAGGAGGATTGACAGCCAATGAGCATATTTCTCGTGTCTTGAATAAGTTGCTGGCACTTGAACTGCAGCAAAATATTAACAGGACTGGGAGTAATGGCAAGCATAAGTTTTTAGATAACCTGGAAAATCTGGTCAAAA cGTCAACTATTCACTTTTTTCCCGGTacaacaacaaaagaaattgaattaaaagtggctagattttttaataacgcCAGAGATCGCTGTGGTGGTCGACTACAGAGAGGTCTGAAAAAGACAGACGTTGTAATCGAGCAAGACATAGATTGCGCTAGTAACGAGGGTAGTGAGGTGGACAGTTACAACGATCCTCAACCAAAAAAACGgaagacttttttaaataaatattag